The following is a genomic window from Sphingobacteriales bacterium.
TTTCCCTGAAAGACAGGCGATGATTCTCCTGAGCTGACAATACTTCGGGATACTGATATATTTCTTCTGTCAATAGTTCTGACTCTGTTGGTGCTGCATTGCTTTCAAGGAGGTAAATGTTAAACTCGTTTGAGAGTTTTTCTCTGAATAAAAGATTGATATTCTTTGAATTATTTTGATTGAACCTGTCGATGAACCCATAAATACTGCTTTCAGGTTTAAGCTGAAGTATTAACTGATTCTGAACAGCAGGCTGTGATTTTAAAGTCTGAATCAGTAAAAAGGAAATGGTCAATAAGGAGAGAAAATTTTTTATTCCGGCTTGCAATCGAAAGGTTTTTAAAATAATATTCAATAAATTCCTCATCAGATTCCGGTTTTTTCGAGAAAACGTTTTTTGTTGACAATCACTCTGGTATGAGTGCCTTTGCCAATAAGCCCCTCTTCGTCCCATACATTTGCTTCAAAAACCAGTTTTCGTCCGTCTGTTTCAATCAGTTTCACCCTGCATCTGACTTTCATCCCTGTTTTCGTTGCTTTCAGGTGTTCAACATTTACATGAATGCCAACACTTGTGAATTCTGTGCCCAGAAAAGGATTAATCGCCAGATGGGCGGTATTTTCAATGAAACCTATCATGGCAGGAGTGGCAAAAACAGGCAGTAAGCCTGAACCATAAACAGCCGCAGTATCATTTTCTCCGACAGTCTTTTCAGCTTCTGTGTCAAGATTTAAGGGTATTTGCGGATAATTCATCTTCTTAAAAATGAAAGTTAATGGTTTGTTTTAATTCCGGATGAAGACTTTTGGAAACCGGACAGGTATAAGCTGCATTTTCAATAATTTTTCTGACTTTTTCTGAATAATTGTTCGGGGGAAAGAACAGGTCAATAACGATTTCAGCCACCCGTCTCGGCTCAGATGCCATTATCTTGGTTACTTCTGCTCGTGTACCATCTATGTTAAAATGATGTGTTTCAGCTGCAATGCCCAT
Proteins encoded in this region:
- a CDS encoding thioesterase family protein gives rise to the protein MNYPQIPLNLDTEAEKTVGENDTAAVYGSGLLPVFATPAMIGFIENTAHLAINPFLGTEFTSVGIHVNVEHLKATKTGMKVRCRVKLIETDGRKLVFEANVWDEEGLIGKGTHTRVIVNKKRFLEKTGI
- a CDS encoding OsmC family protein; amino-acid sequence: MITSEVIYNGNLRTECTHKLSGNKITTDAPPDNKGKGEYFSPTDLLSTSLAACMLTIMGIAAETHHFNIDGTRAEVTKIMASEPRRVAEIVIDLFFPPNNYSEKVRKIIENAAYTCPVSKSLHPELKQTINFHF